In the genome of Croceimicrobium hydrocarbonivorans, one region contains:
- a CDS encoding TonB-dependent receptor domain-containing protein, whose amino-acid sequence MKKLVLFLFLLSSTLSFGQASIRGTILDSKGDGLPFVNVILFNSADSSLIKGEISNLEGQFTMRPPSTGNFYLKLQLIGMKTQFIYDLNYQGKILDLGKIVMQEDNSVLEEVQVQAEKPMIQAEAGKTIFNIDANLSAGSGSAQELLRAAPGLFVDQNDNLILEGRSGVQVFVDGRPLNLQGDDLNAYLKNLQSDQIEKVEIISQPGSQYDAAGNAGIINIVLKRDKSLGTTGSYSHRYTQGYYPRNNGNLNLYHNRKAVRLLASVGYGLNQSRNFMDLYRRQNNIDFDQRSFVHSDRKAYNTRLGADWRISKEHSLGFSVKGDLSNNDELSSSRTPIIPDSSSTSTQVLLSKGSTENESYSLFSNVYYRWKNDKNQFGIDLDQGRFSAQSATDQPNRYVNDSEELLLSSRHYQMATDREFDLYSAKADYSRNLGAWNINSGFKWSEVRTANDFNFYLLDSVRIQDPNRSNLFDYREAISAGYIETSRDWQNWGLQAGLRYEHTTSKGQLYTLDASGDSLVQRDYGNWFPSLSLSYKKNPLSQWTLSYSRRIQRPNYQNLNPFLYQRDELTFYQGNPFLIPQISDNIRIGHLYRYSTSTSVSYSYTQNFFAQITDTVGEKRSSLTTRNVADTRSLSLSFGSPFKHSKWWNSYVSVNTFQTWYIPRDISFQAVDLLTVSLYGQTNFNLGDNWQWQISGWWSSPSLWGGTYRTKSLGAVNTSISKSFMNDKLKVFVNFNDVFFSSPWYGRMSYGGLSISGTGGHDSRQIEVGISYRFGNEQVKKLKLDEGGLEDESKRVN is encoded by the coding sequence GAATTTCTATTTAAAGCTACAGCTGATTGGCATGAAAACCCAATTTATCTACGATCTGAATTATCAAGGTAAGATTTTAGATCTGGGTAAAATTGTAATGCAGGAAGACAATAGTGTTTTGGAAGAGGTTCAGGTTCAAGCCGAGAAGCCGATGATACAAGCCGAAGCCGGCAAGACCATATTTAATATTGATGCCAACCTGAGTGCCGGTAGTGGATCGGCGCAAGAACTACTGCGAGCCGCCCCTGGTTTATTTGTAGATCAAAACGACAATCTTATTCTGGAAGGCCGCAGTGGGGTGCAGGTTTTTGTGGATGGCCGCCCTTTAAATTTACAAGGGGATGATTTAAATGCTTATCTGAAAAACCTCCAGAGTGATCAAATTGAGAAAGTAGAAATCATCTCCCAACCCGGCTCTCAATACGATGCCGCTGGCAATGCCGGTATCATCAACATTGTTTTAAAGCGCGATAAAAGCTTAGGAACTACTGGCTCCTACTCGCATCGCTATACTCAGGGCTATTACCCGCGTAATAATGGGAATCTCAACCTATACCATAACCGTAAGGCGGTGCGCTTACTCGCTTCGGTGGGTTATGGACTAAACCAGAGTCGAAACTTCATGGATTTGTATCGCAGGCAGAATAATATCGACTTCGATCAACGCTCCTTCGTGCATAGCGATCGTAAGGCTTACAACACACGTCTGGGTGCCGATTGGCGGATTAGCAAAGAGCATAGCCTTGGCTTTTCGGTAAAGGGCGATCTCAGCAATAACGATGAACTAAGCAGTAGTCGCACCCCCATTATCCCGGACAGCAGCAGCACTAGCACACAAGTACTTTTATCAAAAGGCTCTACGGAAAACGAAAGTTATAGCCTTTTTAGCAATGTGTATTACCGCTGGAAGAACGATAAGAACCAATTCGGCATTGACCTCGATCAAGGTCGATTCTCGGCACAAAGTGCAACCGATCAACCCAATCGCTATGTTAATGACAGCGAAGAATTATTACTTTCTTCCCGCCATTACCAAATGGCTACCGATCGCGAATTTGATCTCTATAGTGCTAAAGCTGATTACAGTCGCAATCTTGGAGCCTGGAATATTAACAGCGGATTTAAATGGTCGGAAGTAAGAACCGCCAATGATTTCAACTTTTACCTATTGGATAGTGTTCGCATACAAGACCCCAATCGCAGTAATTTATTTGATTACCGCGAAGCCATTTCGGCGGGCTATATCGAGACTTCTCGCGACTGGCAAAACTGGGGCCTACAGGCAGGTTTACGCTATGAACACACCACTTCCAAAGGACAGCTCTATACTTTAGACGCATCCGGCGACAGCCTGGTTCAAAGAGATTATGGAAATTGGTTTCCCAGCCTTTCTTTGAGTTATAAAAAGAATCCTCTGAGCCAATGGACGCTGAGTTATAGCCGTCGCATTCAAAGACCCAATTACCAAAATTTAAACCCCTTCCTTTACCAAAGAGATGAGCTCACTTTTTATCAGGGTAATCCCTTTTTGATCCCCCAAATCAGTGATAATATTCGCATCGGGCACTTATACCGCTACTCCACAAGTACTTCTGTTTCTTACTCTTATACCCAAAATTTCTTTGCCCAGATTACCGATACCGTTGGTGAAAAACGCAGTTCACTAACCACTCGAAATGTGGCAGATACTCGCAGCTTAAGCCTAAGTTTTGGCAGTCCCTTTAAACATTCGAAATGGTGGAACAGCTATGTAAGTGTTAATACCTTCCAAACCTGGTATATCCCGCGCGACATTAGCTTTCAGGCGGTTGACTTACTTACCGTTTCCCTCTATGGACAAACGAATTTCAATTTGGGGGATAATTGGCAATGGCAGATTTCAGGTTGGTGGAGTTCACCCAGCTTATGGGGCGGAACCTATCGCACTAAAAGCCTGGGTGCTGTAAACACCTCCATCAGTAAAAGCTTTATGAATGATAAGCTTAAGGTTTTTGTCAATTTCAATGATGTCTTCTTTAGCTCTCCCTGGTATGGTCGCATGTCTTATGGTGGTTTATCCATTAGCGGAACCGGTGGGCATGATAGTCGTCAAATTGAAGTGGGCATCAGCTATCGCTTTGGCAATGAGCAAGTGAAAAAGCTTAAGCTGGATGAAGGCGGTTTAGAAGATGAAAGTAAGCGAGTAAACTAA
- a CDS encoding endonuclease III domain-containing protein, giving the protein MTKSEKVDFVIQSLEELYPETPIPLDHKDPYTLLIAVLLSAQCTDERVNQITPLLFEKADNPWDMVKMSQEQIQDIIRPCGLSPMKSKGIYGLSHILLDKYEGQVPAEFEALEALPAVGHKTASVVMSQGFGYPAFPVDTHIHRLMYRWNLSNGKSVEQTEKDAKRLFPEDKWNKLHLQIIYYGRQYSPARGWSLDKDFISRKIGRKSLIRENFGEEGLKLMA; this is encoded by the coding sequence ATGACCAAATCTGAAAAAGTTGATTTTGTGATTCAATCTCTAGAGGAACTCTATCCAGAGACACCTATTCCCTTGGATCATAAAGACCCCTATACCTTGCTTATTGCTGTGCTCCTCTCGGCCCAGTGCACTGATGAAAGAGTAAATCAAATCACCCCGCTACTTTTTGAAAAAGCAGACAATCCCTGGGATATGGTGAAGATGAGTCAGGAGCAAATTCAGGATATCATCCGTCCTTGCGGCTTAAGCCCGATGAAGTCTAAAGGAATTTATGGCTTATCTCATATTCTTTTGGATAAATATGAAGGTCAGGTGCCCGCCGAATTCGAAGCCCTGGAAGCCTTACCAGCGGTTGGACATAAAACGGCATCGGTAGTGATGAGCCAGGGTTTTGGCTATCCGGCCTTTCCGGTAGATACGCATATCCACCGCCTGATGTATCGCTGGAACTTGAGCAATGGCAAATCAGTTGAGCAAACGGAAAAGGATGCCAAACGACTTTTCCCTGAGGATAAATGGAATAAGCTGCATTTGCAGATCATTTATTACGGACGTCAATACAGTCCGGCTCGAGGCTGGTCACTGGACAAGGATTTTATTTCGCGCAAGATTGGACGCAAGAGCCTAATTCGTGAAAATTTCGGGGAGGAAGGATTGAAATTGATGGCTTGA
- a CDS encoding type II toxin-antitoxin system RelE/ParE family toxin translates to MAYDLFIKPSAEKDLIYAIDWYEERRPGLGLSLYHEISEVLEQIALYPEYFQKKYRTVRVRFTKRFNFGVHYIFDGSKVYVLAILHTSRKPLQ, encoded by the coding sequence ATGGCTTATGATCTATTTATAAAACCATCAGCGGAGAAGGATCTAATTTATGCTATTGATTGGTATGAAGAAAGACGGCCGGGATTGGGGCTCAGCTTATACCATGAGATTTCAGAAGTATTGGAGCAGATTGCCTTATATCCCGAGTACTTTCAGAAGAAATATCGAACTGTTCGTGTCAGATTTACCAAACGGTTTAACTTCGGAGTCCATTACATTTTTGATGGTTCCAAGGTTTACGTTTTAGCTATACTTCATACTAGTCGAAAGCCATTACAATAG
- a CDS encoding TolB-like translocation protein, which yields MKQNYRPSVLGLLLGLFIFYSLPADGQFYYGIRQEYGKNRVQFNDFDWVFLRFEAFDVYFYRGNEALAENVARLTHKNLPQIENYLDAPLDERIQILVFNNLSDLKQSNVNSSSEDDYNTGGVTRISGRRLFVYFDGNYAHLENTLRMGLTEVVLSNLIYGSFTQSITNSALLNLPAWYVEGLISFVGEDWSSEVDVQVRDGFYSNKYKRINTLTQLDARYAGHSFWHFVKETYGEKVIRNIVYMSVVNRDIESGFVYILGKDMDEMTRDWRAFYKDRYGLSDEDQDFKDPSVLVKGRKHHEITKVKLSEDGQYFAYVDRRFSRYKIYVYDRETGKKKRIYTGGYRIAQNTDYSYPLLAWHPEGKSLSFFTEEKGITQFSIYDLEKDEVTTKPFYRFDKIVSLEYSPDGKKFLFSAVKDGQSDVYIYTILNTKITPITRDIYDDVDPTFISNGKRIAWSSNRPVDSILPDDQRSLRTQKLDLYATEAEELREDSIKIWRLTRTPSVDERQVEEIKPGILSFTTDRDGIRRQNLVKIDSAIAYVDTTTHYDYFFSEYPYSENSFSLVDMDLAPAENLKASVYLQDRRYRIYLEEYEDPQGMGLRPVKVESLAMQAQEEAQDSTEKGEEFVPESEYYGAIPRSQLEVDILNYKFYEEKPEPSPEEQQPSPQTVPLLPASLAEVEANADDKLDIPPVRNYFLSFFQDNFTVRFDNMFDNPQYQPFTGFVSGDILNQGFNMNFKVGVMDLMHDYRIVAGMRTTFQPLPGTSLTPNAEFVIGVADYKTRWDKYYTYTRRSQVQFLALNNFRRLINNEVNYKVVYPFNPVSAVHMSIGYRLDENIRLASDFNNLDEPISYTDYAIARSSYVYDNSRKIGLNLYAGLRYKVFAEYYRNLSKSNSGLYTAGVDARHYLIIHRNMIWANRLAAGTSFGPEKLIHIMGGVDNEFSPRLDQSTPIATDNNYVFQTLVTNMRGFFQNVRNGNSFTVINSELRWPIVSYLANRPIRNDFLNNLMVIGFADVGTAWNGPNPWDPENAINTRTVPLGSGGQIVLDSQKEPVVVGTGFGLRSRLFGYYVRADWAWGIEDGIVLPNIFYVSLSTDF from the coding sequence TTGAAACAAAACTATCGGCCTTCCGTTTTGGGTCTGCTTCTGGGCCTCTTTATTTTCTATAGCCTTCCGGCTGATGGACAATTCTATTATGGTATTCGCCAGGAGTATGGTAAAAACCGAGTGCAGTTTAATGATTTCGACTGGGTTTTCCTTCGCTTCGAAGCTTTTGATGTGTACTTCTACCGTGGCAATGAAGCCCTGGCTGAAAATGTTGCTCGACTAACCCATAAGAACCTCCCTCAAATTGAGAACTATCTGGATGCTCCTTTGGATGAGCGGATTCAGATTTTGGTCTTCAATAATCTTTCCGACCTCAAACAAAGTAATGTCAATAGTTCCAGTGAAGATGATTACAACACCGGCGGGGTAACGCGCATTAGCGGTCGTCGGCTTTTTGTGTACTTCGATGGTAATTACGCCCATCTCGAAAATACCCTGCGAATGGGGCTTACCGAGGTGGTGCTAAGCAATTTGATCTATGGCAGTTTTACGCAAAGTATCACTAATTCGGCCTTGCTCAATTTACCGGCTTGGTATGTAGAGGGACTCATTTCCTTCGTAGGGGAAGATTGGAGCTCCGAAGTGGATGTGCAGGTTCGCGATGGTTTTTACAGCAATAAATACAAACGCATTAATACCCTCACCCAGTTAGATGCACGTTATGCCGGGCATTCCTTTTGGCATTTTGTGAAGGAAACTTACGGAGAGAAGGTAATACGGAACATCGTCTATATGTCGGTGGTAAACCGTGATATCGAAAGCGGCTTTGTGTATATCCTGGGTAAGGATATGGATGAAATGACTCGCGATTGGCGGGCATTCTATAAAGATCGCTATGGCTTAAGCGACGAAGATCAAGATTTTAAGGACCCTTCGGTGCTGGTAAAGGGTCGTAAGCACCACGAGATTACCAAAGTGAAACTCAGTGAGGATGGTCAGTATTTCGCCTATGTCGATCGCCGCTTTAGTCGCTACAAGATTTACGTTTACGATCGTGAAACCGGCAAGAAGAAGCGCATCTATACCGGCGGTTATCGCATCGCTCAGAATACAGATTATAGCTATCCCTTACTAGCCTGGCATCCCGAAGGAAAGTCCCTAAGCTTTTTTACTGAGGAGAAAGGAATTACCCAATTCAGCATTTATGATTTGGAGAAGGATGAAGTAACTACCAAACCCTTTTACCGATTTGATAAAATTGTTTCCTTGGAGTATTCCCCGGATGGAAAGAAATTTTTGTTCTCGGCCGTTAAAGATGGTCAGTCGGATGTGTATATCTACACCATTCTAAATACCAAGATTACTCCCATCACCCGCGATATTTACGATGATGTAGATCCTACTTTTATCTCAAATGGCAAGCGCATTGCTTGGAGTTCTAACCGTCCGGTAGACAGTATATTGCCGGATGATCAACGCAGTTTAAGAACTCAAAAATTGGATCTCTATGCTACCGAGGCGGAGGAGCTGCGTGAGGACTCCATTAAGATTTGGCGCCTAACCCGCACCCCTAGTGTAGATGAGCGTCAGGTGGAAGAAATTAAACCGGGCATCCTCAGCTTTACTACTGATCGCGATGGTATTCGTCGCCAAAATTTAGTGAAGATCGATTCGGCGATTGCCTATGTAGATACCACTACCCATTACGATTATTTCTTTTCAGAATACCCTTATAGTGAGAATAGCTTTTCACTGGTGGATATGGATTTAGCTCCTGCTGAAAACCTTAAGGCTTCAGTCTATCTTCAAGATAGACGCTACCGCATATACCTGGAGGAATACGAAGATCCGCAGGGCATGGGATTGCGACCGGTAAAAGTGGAGAGCTTAGCCATGCAAGCGCAGGAGGAAGCGCAGGATAGTACAGAGAAGGGCGAAGAATTTGTCCCTGAATCGGAATACTATGGAGCCATACCGCGCTCCCAACTGGAAGTAGATATTCTCAATTATAAGTTCTACGAAGAAAAGCCCGAACCCAGCCCCGAAGAACAACAACCCAGTCCACAGACAGTACCTTTATTACCTGCTAGCTTAGCAGAGGTAGAGGCCAATGCCGATGATAAATTAGATATTCCGCCGGTTCGAAATTATTTCCTTTCCTTCTTCCAGGATAATTTTACCGTACGCTTCGATAATATGTTTGATAACCCTCAGTATCAACCTTTCACAGGCTTTGTGAGTGGTGATATCCTGAATCAGGGTTTCAATATGAATTTCAAAGTAGGGGTGATGGATCTCATGCACGACTATCGCATTGTAGCCGGCATGCGCACCACTTTCCAGCCCTTACCCGGAACGTCTTTAACTCCCAATGCGGAGTTTGTAATAGGGGTGGCAGATTATAAAACTCGTTGGGATAAGTACTATACCTATACCCGTCGTTCGCAGGTGCAGTTTTTAGCCTTGAATAATTTCCGTCGCCTCATTAATAATGAGGTAAATTATAAGGTGGTTTATCCTTTTAATCCGGTTTCGGCGGTGCATATGTCAATTGGCTATCGCCTGGATGAAAATATTCGATTGGCCAGTGATTTCAATAATTTGGATGAACCGATTAGCTATACCGACTATGCCATTGCACGTTCCTCTTATGTCTATGATAATTCACGCAAGATTGGCTTGAACCTCTATGCAGGACTGCGTTACAAGGTCTTTGCAGAGTACTATCGCAATTTGTCGAAATCCAATAGTGGCTTGTATACGGCAGGGGTAGATGCGCGTCATTATTTGATTATTCACCGCAATATGATTTGGGCCAATCGCTTAGCAGCAGGAACTTCCTTTGGTCCGGAAAAACTAATCCATATTATGGGCGGAGTGGATAATGAATTTTCACCACGCTTGGATCAGTCAACACCCATTGCCACGGATAATAATTATGTGTTCCAAACTCTGGTAACCAATATGCGGGGCTTCTTCCAAAACGTGCGTAATGGTAATAGCTTTACGGTGATTAACTCCGAATTGCGTTGGCCCATTGTGAGCTATTTAGCGAATCGACCCATCCGCAATGATTTCCTTAATAATCTGATGGTAATTGGTTTTGCTGATGTAGGTACCGCTTGGAATGGTCCAAACCCTTGGGATCCTGAAAATGCCATTAATACCCGCACGGTACCTTTGGGTAGTGGTGGGCAGATTGTATTGGATTCTCAAAAAGAACCGGTGGTAGTAGGTACCGGCTTCGGCTTGCGCAGTCGATTATTTGGCTACTATGTTCGTGCCGATTGGGCTTGGGGAATAGAGGATGGCATTGTTCTTCCCAATATATTCTACGTTTCCTTGAGTACGGATTTTTAA